Proteins from a single region of Allofrancisella inopinata:
- a CDS encoding NADH-quinone oxidoreductase subunit N, with protein sequence MNLSVLFILPEILLAVGVLIVMFSGLFLHGKIRNINYIFFQVFVSLALIATFAKEYLLQAGSAFEGRVVFNGFAYTLQLVILVLSLFVALYSREYVKDRKISDGDFYTLLMLAILGSMVLTAAHNLITIYIGLELLSLPLYALIAIYRESGKGLEAAIKYFILGAIASGLLLFGMSFVYGITGQLDIVNIAKFITAHSFDSLEYKFLLICLVMMTATFLFKLGAAPFNMWLPDVYEGAPNAVANIVATIPKVAAFAMLVNILFVGFPEFKASWVYLFRVIGIASIFFGSLVALSQTNIKRLLGYSTVSQIGFVLLATTLEPQGYALTAASFYVIVYVFTTLAAFGVLTTISVGGYEVQSFNDLKGFNTKDPWLAFIFLIVLFSMAGIPPFGGFIAKLFVIMGLINNGSYVLACFVLFMAVIASFYYIRVIKMMYFDEPENEETVKAPLTSLVALSINGLVLLFLGIMPMLLLGVLSQVVNVI encoded by the coding sequence ATGAATTTATCTGTTCTTTTTATCTTACCAGAAATATTGTTAGCAGTAGGTGTTTTGATTGTAATGTTCTCTGGGCTATTTTTACATGGTAAAATTAGAAATATTAATTATATCTTTTTTCAGGTATTTGTAAGCTTAGCACTAATAGCTACTTTTGCTAAAGAGTATCTCTTACAAGCAGGAAGCGCCTTTGAAGGACGAGTAGTCTTTAATGGTTTTGCCTATACATTACAGCTGGTAATCTTGGTTTTATCTTTGTTTGTTGCCTTATACTCACGTGAGTATGTTAAAGATAGAAAAATTTCCGATGGCGATTTTTATACATTGCTAATGTTAGCTATCTTAGGATCAATGGTTCTAACTGCAGCACATAATCTGATAACTATTTATATTGGTTTAGAATTATTGTCATTGCCATTATATGCTTTAATTGCGATTTATCGTGAATCTGGTAAAGGTTTAGAGGCTGCAATTAAGTATTTTATCCTTGGAGCGATTGCTTCAGGATTATTACTCTTTGGTATGTCATTTGTTTATGGTATCACAGGGCAGCTAGATATAGTCAATATTGCTAAATTTATAACTGCGCATAGTTTTGACAGTTTAGAATACAAATTCTTACTAATCTGTTTAGTAATGATGACAGCAACTTTCTTATTTAAGCTTGGTGCGGCACCATTTAATATGTGGTTACCAGATGTGTATGAAGGAGCACCAAACGCGGTGGCTAATATTGTAGCAACTATTCCTAAAGTAGCAGCATTTGCTATGTTGGTAAATATCTTATTTGTTGGCTTCCCAGAATTTAAAGCATCATGGGTATATTTATTTAGAGTAATTGGTATTGCATCAATATTCTTTGGTAGTTTAGTAGCATTATCACAGACTAATATAAAAAGACTGTTGGGTTATTCAACAGTTTCCCAAATTGGTTTTGTACTGTTAGCAACGACTTTGGAACCACAAGGTTATGCCTTGACAGCAGCTAGTTTTTATGTGATCGTGTATGTATTTACAACTTTGGCAGCATTTGGTGTTTTGACCACTATAAGTGTTGGTGGTTATGAGGTACAAAGCTTTAATGATCTAAAAGGTTTTAATACCAAAGATCCCTGGTTGGCATTTATCTTTTTAATAGTATTATTTTCAATGGCAGGTATTCCACCATTTGGTGGCTTTATAGCAAAACTATTTGTTATTATGGGACTGATAAATAATGGTAGTTACGTTTTAGCTTGTTTTGTATTATTTATGGCAGTGATAGCTTCATTCTACTACATCCGTGTTATCAAGATGATGTATTTTGACGAACCTGAAAATGAAGAGACAGTAAAAGCACCACTTACCTCTTTAGTGGCATTAAGTATAAATGGTTTGGTATTACTATTTTTAGGTATTATGCCGATGCTTCTTTTGGGCGTTCTTTCTCAGGTTGTGAATGTTATATAA
- the nuoG gene encoding NADH-quinone oxidoreductase subunit NuoG has translation MSDNKESKKINIEIDGKSYEALPNQSIIEIADANGIYIPRFCYHKKLSVAANCRMCLVDVEGARRSSPACATPVMDGMKVKTRSETALQMQKDVMEFLLINHPLDCPICDQGGECELQDIAMGYGKTASDYKESKRAVANPNLGPLVATDMTRCILCTRCVRFGEEVAGVKELGVMGRADHSEISTYISGDMVNSEVSGNVIDLCPVGALTSKPFRFKARAWELKQFPTVSAGDGLAIDINAHVYQNRLVRVVPAENQITGTWIADRDRFEYTGLYSEDRIQQPMIKKSGSWVEVSWEEALDFVKVAIEHTREKYTADSISAIVSETSTSEEMFLMKKLIQALGSSNIDARIRQFTNSAGVSSGKGLSCSYDDIKNSDFILILGSNVRKEYPLINIAIKEAVEKNSAKAVAWNICDYDFNYSVSQVKLAADHIRYITLSLLKAIFVRANIAYGELNDILRKVDPAGEVRDVADRIIAANNPKIIIGQDIVNNNCFETVFSIFAILEKVTHVRGGFLASNVNSVAADRILSSSKADFSTYKCLNGQTKTKLLLTTHTELSKDALYGEDKLKQALEEIDVVVSFTSFADKFTKEVSDIIIPVATHYETQGSFIDIFGNKKEFKQAVKPYADNKELWRILRVLGNLLGLEGFEYNTITEISDDTYNFRARVTPNHVRQILNTDLDYEKSVAFVASNSMYDSSSLLRRAKPLQQTQDAQRFKGVRISQALASELGLQDTQASIKIYNIDNELQLDVMVDKSLHSKNFMLPRSLNKAFIHNDNINIKIVAQGGE, from the coding sequence GTGTCAGACAATAAAGAGTCCAAAAAAATAAATATAGAGATTGATGGTAAAAGTTATGAAGCCTTACCTAATCAATCTATAATTGAGATAGCTGATGCTAATGGTATTTATATCCCTAGGTTTTGTTATCATAAAAAATTATCTGTAGCAGCGAATTGCCGTATGTGTTTGGTTGATGTAGAGGGTGCAAGACGTTCATCCCCTGCATGTGCTACACCTGTTATGGATGGTATGAAGGTCAAAACTCGTTCTGAGACAGCTCTTCAAATGCAGAAAGATGTGATGGAGTTTTTACTTATAAACCATCCTCTTGATTGCCCAATATGTGACCAAGGTGGTGAATGTGAGCTACAAGATATAGCCATGGGTTATGGCAAAACGGCATCTGACTATAAAGAGTCTAAAAGAGCTGTGGCTAATCCAAACCTTGGACCACTTGTTGCAACTGATATGACTAGATGTATATTGTGTACACGTTGCGTTCGTTTTGGTGAAGAGGTTGCAGGGGTTAAAGAATTAGGTGTTATGGGTCGAGCAGATCATTCTGAAATCAGTACTTACATCTCTGGAGATATGGTTAATTCAGAAGTTTCTGGTAACGTTATAGACCTTTGTCCAGTTGGAGCACTTACATCTAAGCCATTTAGATTTAAGGCAAGAGCATGGGAATTAAAACAGTTTCCAACAGTATCTGCCGGGGATGGTTTAGCCATAGATATTAATGCTCACGTATACCAGAATAGACTTGTAAGAGTTGTACCAGCAGAAAACCAGATAACAGGTACATGGATAGCTGATAGAGATAGATTTGAGTACACTGGTTTGTACAGCGAAGATAGAATTCAGCAACCAATGATTAAAAAATCTGGTAGTTGGGTCGAAGTTTCTTGGGAAGAAGCTCTGGACTTTGTGAAAGTTGCTATCGAGCATACAAGAGAAAAATATACAGCTGATAGTATATCTGCTATTGTCTCAGAAACATCCACATCTGAAGAAATGTTTTTGATGAAAAAGCTAATTCAAGCTTTAGGTTCTTCTAATATAGATGCTAGGATTAGACAGTTTACTAATTCTGCAGGAGTTAGTTCTGGTAAAGGGCTTAGCTGCTCATATGATGATATTAAAAATAGTGATTTTATTCTTATTTTGGGCTCTAATGTTAGAAAAGAATACCCACTAATAAATATTGCTATTAAGGAAGCTGTTGAGAAAAATTCAGCTAAAGCCGTTGCATGGAATATTTGTGATTATGATTTTAATTATAGTGTAAGTCAGGTTAAATTAGCAGCTGATCACATTCGCTATATAACTTTATCTCTTTTAAAGGCTATCTTTGTTAGAGCAAATATTGCTTATGGTGAGCTAAATGATATTTTGAGAAAAGTCGATCCCGCAGGTGAGGTTAGAGATGTTGCAGATAGGATAATTGCTGCAAATAATCCTAAGATTATAATTGGCCAAGATATAGTAAATAATAACTGTTTTGAAACAGTGTTTAGTATATTTGCGATACTTGAAAAAGTTACACATGTAAGAGGAGGCTTTTTAGCTAGTAATGTTAACTCTGTAGCAGCTGATAGAATTCTAAGTTCATCTAAAGCTGATTTTAGTACTTATAAGTGCTTGAATGGACAAACAAAGACAAAACTTCTACTTACTACTCACACAGAGCTTTCCAAGGATGCTTTATATGGTGAAGATAAACTTAAGCAGGCTCTAGAAGAGATAGATGTTGTTGTAAGCTTTACCTCTTTTGCAGACAAGTTTACTAAAGAGGTTTCAGATATAATCATTCCAGTAGCTACTCATTATGAGACGCAAGGTAGTTTTATTGATATTTTCGGTAATAAAAAAGAGTTCAAGCAAGCTGTCAAACCATATGCCGATAATAAAGAACTTTGGAGAATCTTAAGAGTCTTGGGTAATTTATTAGGTTTAGAAGGTTTTGAGTATAATACTATTACAGAAATTTCAGATGATACTTATAATTTTCGAGCGCGTGTTACTCCAAATCATGTGAGACAAATTCTTAATACTGACCTTGATTATGAAAAAAGCGTAGCTTTTGTAGCCTCTAACTCTATGTATGATTCCTCAAGCTTACTTAGAAGAGCTAAGCCACTCCAACAGACCCAAGACGCACAAAGATTCAAGGGTGTTAGAATATCTCAGGCTCTAGCAAGTGAGCTAGGTTTACAAGACACTCAGGCAAGTATAAAAATCTACAATATAGATAATGAATTACAGTTAGATGTAATGGTTGATAAGAGCCTTCATTCTAAAAACTTTATGCTACCAAGAAGCTTAAATAAAGCTTTCATCCATAACGATAATATAAATATTAAAATTGTTGCTCAAGGAGGAGAATAG
- the nuoK gene encoding NADH-quinone oxidoreductase subunit NuoK, with protein MSNLISVSVTNGLIFSTILFVISIAGIIINRRNILILLMSIELMLLAVNTNFLIFANMHQQAVGGVFVFFIMAVAAAETAIGLAIVVAIFRKRKTIDLSKLNTLRG; from the coding sequence ATGAGTAACTTAATATCAGTTTCAGTAACAAATGGTTTGATTTTTAGTACGATTTTATTTGTTATAAGTATTGCTGGGATCATTATAAACAGAAGAAATATCTTGATTTTACTAATGTCTATAGAGTTAATGCTTTTAGCTGTCAATACTAATTTTTTAATATTTGCTAATATGCACCAACAAGCAGTAGGTGGAGTTTTTGTGTTTTTTATTATGGCAGTAGCAGCAGCTGAAACAGCTATAGGTTTAGCGATAGTTGTTGCAATATTTAGAAAGCGCAAGACAATTGATTTAAGTAAACTTAATACTTTGAGAGGCTAG
- a CDS encoding complex I subunit 4 family protein, producing MNLGNYLLSLIIWLPIVGGFVVLATRTKELHGDAARWVALVFSSLTLALCISLVGAFDPSSSAMQFKESVKWFKVFGLHDVYYSLGVDGFSVLFIVLTSFTTLVIVLAAWTSIKVKVRQYMAIFLITCGLTNGVFAATDSILFYVFWEALLIPTCLGIGIWGGKRKAYAAVKYFMYTFFGSVFLLAAILYLQTRVANSSTDILINADTYSIQNFIAWATQSQGLADTVKFTLTAQWLVFGAFFLAFAVKIPMWPFHSWLPDAHSEAPAGGSVILAALMLKLGAYGFLRFAIPMLPEVTTSLEYVLVILSLIAIVYVGIVAVAQTDVKRLIAYSSISHMGLVTLGLFSIFILKNIDPNLGATHAQLAIQGAVFQMIAHAFSSGGMFIGIGYLYLRMHTREISSFSGVAKTMPIFATFFLLFCMANVGLPGTSGFVGEFMILLAVFQYSPLVALIAGLTLIVAPIYTLWMYKRVFFGEVVSAQVANLQDLNKMEILVFILLAVPTLLFGLYPEPILKLSAAASAHIVGLSL from the coding sequence ATGAATTTAGGAAATTACTTATTAAGCTTGATAATTTGGTTACCTATTGTAGGTGGTTTTGTAGTTTTAGCTACTAGAACAAAAGAGCTACACGGAGATGCTGCGCGCTGGGTTGCACTAGTATTTAGTAGTTTAACACTAGCTTTATGTATTTCTTTAGTAGGCGCGTTTGATCCTTCTAGTTCAGCGATGCAATTCAAAGAAAGTGTAAAATGGTTCAAAGTATTTGGTTTACACGATGTTTACTATAGCTTAGGCGTTGATGGCTTTTCAGTTTTATTTATTGTATTAACATCTTTTACTACTTTGGTAATAGTGTTAGCTGCTTGGACCTCTATTAAAGTCAAAGTTAGACAATATATGGCTATCTTTTTGATAACTTGTGGTTTAACTAATGGTGTTTTTGCTGCAACAGATTCAATTTTATTTTATGTATTTTGGGAAGCTTTACTTATTCCAACTTGTTTAGGTATAGGTATCTGGGGCGGTAAGCGTAAAGCTTATGCAGCTGTTAAATATTTTATGTATACATTTTTTGGTTCAGTGTTTTTACTAGCGGCTATATTGTATTTACAGACTAGAGTGGCTAATTCTTCTACAGATATTTTAATCAATGCTGATACTTACTCTATCCAGAACTTTATAGCGTGGGCCACACAGTCACAAGGTTTAGCTGATACCGTTAAGTTTACACTTACAGCACAGTGGCTAGTGTTTGGTGCTTTTTTCTTAGCATTTGCTGTGAAAATCCCAATGTGGCCTTTTCACTCATGGTTACCAGATGCCCATTCTGAAGCACCTGCTGGAGGTTCAGTAATATTGGCAGCACTTATGCTTAAGTTAGGAGCATATGGTTTTTTAAGGTTTGCAATCCCAATGTTACCAGAGGTTACTACCTCATTAGAATATGTATTGGTGATTTTATCTTTAATAGCAATTGTTTATGTCGGGATAGTGGCTGTTGCGCAAACAGATGTTAAAAGACTTATAGCTTATTCATCTATTTCCCATATGGGTTTAGTAACTTTAGGATTATTTTCTATATTTATACTAAAAAATATAGACCCTAATTTAGGAGCAACTCATGCTCAACTTGCTATACAAGGAGCAGTGTTTCAGATGATAGCTCATGCGTTTTCTTCTGGTGGTATGTTTATAGGTATTGGTTACTTGTACTTAAGAATGCATACAAGAGAAATTTCATCATTTTCAGGAGTGGCAAAAACTATGCCAATATTTGCAACGTTCTTTTTACTATTCTGTATGGCTAACGTTGGTTTACCAGGTACCAGTGGTTTTGTGGGTGAATTTATGATATTGTTGGCAGTTTTTCAGTACTCTCCACTTGTGGCTTTGATAGCTGGTCTAACTTTGATTGTTGCTCCAATCTACACACTGTGGATGTATAAGCGAGTTTTTTTTGGTGAAGTAGTTTCAGCACAAGTAGCTAATTTACAAGATTTAAATAAAATGGAAATTTTAGTATTTATACTATTAGCGGTACCAACATTATTGTTTGGTTTATATCCAGAGCCGATACTTAAGCTTTCAGCAGCAGCTTCGGCGCATATTGTTGGTTTATCTCTATAA
- the nuoL gene encoding NADH-quinone oxidoreductase subunit L, whose amino-acid sequence MIINNQIAAVLIAVIVLSPLLGAVIAGFFGRSVKNEGVSFFTISLCGLSFVLSAVLAYGVFNGHVYDISFYQWAPISKEFSFDIGFTVNRITVYMMLIVTFVSTLVHVYSIGYMKGEEGYARFFAYISGFTFAMLCLVMGNNFLLLFFGWEGVGLFSYLLIGFYFNREKANVASLRAFIVNRVGDLGFLLGIGAVILYTGSVDYGTVFAALPNIDNTQVVHFLGLSFSPVTLICVLLFIGAMGKSAQFPLHSWLEGSMEGPTPISALIHAATMVTAGVFMVARLSPMFVLSEAALSFVLIIGAITCLFMGLIAIVQTDIKRVIAYCTLSQLGYMMVAQGAGAFSIGMFHLMTHAMFKALLFLAAGSVIVAMHHEQDIRRMGGLRKYMPVTYICMFIGTWSLAALPPFSGFFSKDLIIEAAQSTTVFGHKFAYYMVLACAFVTSFYMFRTFFLVFHGKERMSEDEKSHLKESSISILIPLILLAIPSAFIGEYFFDSILSQNQGLFGDTISTYSQVGLHGVSVTAHLASEPFTAAPFAFMEHSIDTLPFWLALSALVLAYVLYIWFPCIPEFLSKTSSGVGVIYHILVRKYFIDFLYDVVFVRIFLCISAFLWKVVDIFIIDKTIVHGTSNLIYQTGDNFRKVQRGYVYDYAFIMIIGVLLFMMLLIIV is encoded by the coding sequence ATGATAATAAATAATCAAATAGCAGCCGTATTAATAGCAGTTATAGTTTTATCACCTTTATTGGGTGCTGTTATTGCAGGTTTTTTTGGTAGGTCTGTCAAAAATGAAGGTGTTAGCTTTTTTACCATTTCTTTATGTGGTCTCTCTTTTGTGCTTAGTGCAGTTTTAGCATATGGTGTTTTTAACGGTCATGTATATGATATAAGCTTTTATCAGTGGGCACCAATATCTAAAGAGTTTTCTTTCGATATTGGGTTTACTGTAAATAGAATAACTGTTTACATGATGCTTATAGTTACATTTGTATCTACTTTGGTGCATGTTTACTCTATAGGTTATATGAAAGGTGAAGAGGGCTATGCGAGATTTTTTGCGTATATCTCTGGTTTTACTTTTGCCATGCTATGTTTAGTAATGGGTAATAATTTCCTATTGTTATTTTTTGGCTGGGAAGGAGTAGGATTATTTTCTTACTTATTGATAGGTTTCTACTTTAATAGAGAGAAAGCAAACGTTGCTAGCTTAAGAGCTTTTATTGTAAATAGGGTTGGTGACTTAGGATTTTTATTAGGTATTGGTGCAGTAATTTTATATACAGGTTCAGTTGATTACGGTACTGTCTTTGCAGCTTTGCCTAATATTGATAATACTCAGGTTGTTCATTTCTTAGGTTTGAGTTTTAGTCCAGTTACACTTATATGTGTGCTTTTATTTATCGGGGCTATGGGTAAATCGGCTCAATTTCCATTACATTCATGGCTAGAGGGCTCTATGGAGGGTCCTACTCCTATTTCAGCTTTGATACATGCTGCTACAATGGTTACAGCCGGTGTGTTTATGGTTGCTAGATTATCACCGATGTTTGTATTATCAGAAGCAGCTTTAAGTTTTGTACTTATAATAGGTGCAATTACTTGCTTGTTTATGGGTCTTATAGCAATAGTTCAAACAGATATAAAAAGGGTTATTGCTTATTGTACTTTATCACAGTTGGGTTACATGATGGTCGCTCAAGGGGCTGGAGCTTTTTCTATAGGAATGTTCCACCTTATGACACATGCGATGTTTAAAGCGCTATTATTTTTAGCAGCAGGTTCCGTGATCGTAGCAATGCACCATGAGCAAGATATCCGTAGAATGGGTGGATTAAGAAAGTATATGCCAGTAACTTATATATGTATGTTTATAGGAACATGGTCTTTAGCTGCGTTACCACCATTTTCAGGTTTTTTCTCAAAAGATTTGATTATTGAAGCTGCACAAAGTACAACTGTATTTGGTCATAAGTTCGCTTATTACATGGTTTTAGCATGTGCATTTGTAACTTCTTTTTATATGTTTAGAACATTTTTTCTGGTGTTTCATGGTAAAGAAAGAATGTCTGAAGATGAGAAATCGCATCTTAAAGAATCTTCAATTAGTATATTAATACCTTTAATATTGCTAGCTATTCCATCAGCTTTTATTGGTGAATACTTTTTTGATAGTATTTTATCCCAAAATCAAGGGTTGTTTGGAGATACGATAAGTACATATAGCCAAGTTGGTTTGCATGGTGTGTCTGTAACGGCACATTTAGCTAGTGAACCGTTTACTGCTGCTCCTTTTGCTTTTATGGAACACTCTATAGATACCTTGCCTTTTTGGTTAGCATTAAGTGCGCTAGTATTAGCTTATGTTTTATACATTTGGTTTCCTTGTATACCAGAGTTTTTATCAAAAACTAGCTCAGGTGTAGGAGTTATATACCATATTTTAGTTAGAAAGTATTTTATAGACTTTTTGTATGATGTGGTTTTTGTGAGAATATTTTTATGTATCAGTGCCTTTCTATGGAAGGTAGTTGATATATTTATCATAGATAAAACGATTGTACATGGTACATCTAATCTAATATACCAAACAGGTGATAACTTTAGAAAAGTGCAACGTGGTTATGTGTATGATTATGCGTTTATCATGATTATAGGTGTATTGTTATTTATGATGTTGCTAATAATAGTTTAG
- a CDS encoding NADH-quinone oxidoreductase subunit J produces MFLTDVLFYIFASLAIVSALVLVLANNPVNSVIAMIFTFIFTACVWIVLQQVYLALLLIVVYVGAVLVMFLFVVFMLDLHVEEQGRVGRFFYALAAIIVCAIFATIISYAAIHVFAGSQMQAGVGGLKIIGFTMFNDNNLYVFELVDFILLAAMVAAVTLTLRSKRKNNKSVDPAKQVKVRAKDRLTMVKIPSNKGKANE; encoded by the coding sequence ATGTTTTTAACAGACGTTTTATTTTATATTTTTGCATCGTTAGCTATTGTTTCTGCTTTGGTATTAGTGTTGGCTAATAATCCAGTCAATTCTGTGATAGCTATGATTTTTACATTTATATTTACAGCATGTGTATGGATTGTATTACAACAAGTATATTTAGCTTTACTGTTGATTGTGGTGTATGTTGGTGCAGTGCTTGTGATGTTTTTATTTGTAGTATTTATGTTGGATTTACACGTTGAAGAACAAGGTAGAGTAGGTAGATTTTTTTATGCTTTAGCCGCTATAATTGTTTGTGCTATATTTGCTACTATTATAAGTTATGCCGCTATACATGTGTTTGCAGGTAGTCAGATGCAAGCTGGTGTGGGTGGTCTAAAAATTATAGGCTTTACTATGTTTAATGATAATAATTTGTACGTTTTTGAGCTAGTTGACTTTATTTTATTAGCAGCTATGGTAGCGGCGGTGACTTTAACTTTAAGATCTAAACGTAAAAATAACAAATCTGTTGATCCAGCTAAACAAGTTAAAGTTAGAGCAAAAGATCGTTTAACAATGGTAAAAATACCAAGTAATAAAGGTAAGGCAAATGAGTAA
- the nuoH gene encoding NADH-quinone oxidoreductase subunit NuoH: MLKYILWTSLYVLLIIVPLILVVAYYTYAERKVIGYMQDRIGPNRVGSFGLLQPIMDALKLFLKEIIIPTNSNRYLFFIAPILAFAPAYAAWAVIPFAKGVVLSDMNLGLLYILAMTSFSIYGIVIAGWASNSKYSLFGALRAGAQVISYELAMGFAIVGVVIASGSMGITGIIESQQGGILHWYFIPLFPLFIVYFISGIAETNRAPFDVVEGESEIVAGHHIEYTGSRFALFFLAEYANMILISILTAIMFLGGWNSPFQGTSLESYFNIVPATVWLFGKTGIFMFMFLWIRATYPRYRYDQIMRLGWKIFIPLTFIWVVVVACMVRFGVGPWW; this comes from the coding sequence ATGTTAAAGTATATTCTTTGGACTTCACTTTATGTTTTGCTTATCATAGTTCCTTTGATTTTAGTGGTTGCATATTATACTTATGCTGAGAGAAAGGTTATTGGCTATATGCAAGATAGAATAGGTCCAAATAGGGTAGGATCTTTTGGATTGTTACAACCGATAATGGATGCTTTAAAACTTTTTCTAAAAGAGATAATTATTCCAACGAATTCTAATAGATATCTATTTTTTATAGCACCTATTTTAGCTTTTGCACCAGCTTATGCTGCTTGGGCTGTTATACCATTTGCAAAAGGTGTTGTACTATCAGATATGAATCTTGGGTTATTATATATCTTAGCAATGACTTCTTTTTCAATCTATGGGATTGTGATAGCTGGTTGGGCTTCAAATAGTAAATATTCTTTATTTGGTGCTTTAAGAGCAGGTGCTCAGGTTATTTCATATGAATTAGCCATGGGTTTTGCAATAGTCGGCGTTGTAATAGCATCAGGTTCAATGGGGATAACTGGTATTATAGAGTCCCAGCAAGGTGGTATTTTACATTGGTATTTTATCCCGCTATTTCCACTATTTATAGTTTATTTTATATCAGGAATTGCAGAAACTAATAGAGCACCTTTTGATGTTGTAGAGGGTGAATCTGAAATTGTAGCTGGACACCATATAGAATATACAGGATCTAGGTTTGCGTTATTTTTCTTGGCAGAATACGCAAATATGATATTAATAAGTATCCTAACGGCAATTATGTTCTTAGGTGGTTGGAATTCACCTTTCCAAGGAACTTCGTTAGAGAGCTACTTTAATATTGTCCCAGCAACAGTTTGGTTATTCGGTAAAACTGGTATATTTATGTTTATGTTCTTATGGATAAGAGCGACATATCCTAGATATAGATATGATCAGATCATGCGTCTTGGATGGAAAATATTTATTCCACTAACATTCATTTGGGTAGTAGTGGTAGCATGCATGGTCAGATTTGGTGTGGGACCTTGGTGGTAA
- the nuoI gene encoding NADH-quinone oxidoreductase subunit NuoI: MRNITTFLKTFLLWELLKGLKVTGKHFFTRKVTVQYPDEKTPISNRFRGLHALRRYENGEERCIACKLCEVVCPALAITIESTEREDGSRRTSSYEIDLFKCIFCGFCEESCPVDSIVETNILEYHFEERGENIMTKAKLLAIGDKYESQIAADRLQDKDFR; this comes from the coding sequence ATGAGAAATATAACGACTTTTTTAAAGACTTTTTTATTGTGGGAATTGTTAAAAGGTCTTAAGGTTACTGGTAAACACTTCTTTACCCGTAAAGTTACGGTACAATATCCAGACGAAAAAACGCCAATATCAAATAGATTTAGGGGCTTACATGCTCTTAGACGTTATGAAAACGGCGAAGAAAGGTGTATTGCATGCAAGCTTTGTGAAGTGGTTTGCCCAGCTTTGGCTATTACTATAGAGTCTACAGAAAGAGAAGACGGTTCGCGCAGAACATCTAGCTATGAGATTGACTTATTTAAATGTATTTTCTGTGGTTTTTGTGAAGAATCTTGTCCAGTAGATTCGATAGTAGAAACAAATATATTAGAATACCACTTTGAAGAGCGTGGTGAAAATATCATGACTAAAGCTAAACTTTTAGCAATAGGCGATAAATATGAATCTCAAATAGCAGCAGATAGACTACAAGATAAGGATTTTAGGTAG
- a CDS encoding accessory factor UbiK family protein, translating to MKKVLGPINDIIKNSKESILKKSLKKLDVVSREEFEAQKKILLKTRQKLESIEAKLDQLLAEKK from the coding sequence ATGAAAAAAGTTCTTGGCCCAATAAATGATATAATTAAAAATTCAAAAGAAAGTATTCTGAAAAAAAGCCTTAAAAAGCTTGATGTAGTAAGTAGAGAGGAGTTTGAAGCCCAAAAGAAAATACTTTTAAAGACGCGTCAAAAACTTGAAAGTATAGAGGCTAAATTAGACCAGCTGTTAGCAGAGAAAAAATAG